AATGGATAATGTCGATCTTGTATTTGAAAAGGATGCAATTGATGCTATTGCTGAGGAGGCAATGAGTAAGAATACGGGTGCAAGAGGTCTGCGTTCTATTTTAGAAGAGTTGCTTAAACATACGATGTTTGAGGTACCTTCGATTAAGCCAGCAAAAAAAGTTATTGTTACTAAAGAGTCTGTTTTGAGTAAAAATATTGAACCATTAATTCTGACGGGGAAACAGGTCAATAAGGTTTGGCCGAAAGAACTTTATGAAATCAATTCTAAGTCTAATTAGTGCTAGAAAAGAGGATATTCCGGTTGTTTTTTTAGGACAAAGTGTTTTTTTCCCAGGCGTGACTTTATGGACCACTTTTTACGATAGTGTTGCTGTTAGTGCTATTTATCAGGCTATGTTAGAGAGTAGGCTGGTTTTGTTTGTCTATGTTAATAATCCTAAATCTAATACTTCTGAAAAGATTAGTTTAAAAAATGTGTGCTCTGTTGGTACTTATAGTAAGATCATTCAGGTTGTAAATGTTGCTAAAGATTCAATAAAAGTTTTAGTCGAATGCCAAGATAGGGTTATTATAAGAAGTCTTATTAAGAAGAGTACTTATTTTAGGGCTAAGGTTGATTTTATTCCTGATGAGAGTGAATTTAGTAGCAAATTTTTTATTTATTCTAAGTTCTTAAGAGAAACTTATGAAACATACAGGTCTTGTCTTTCTGCTAAAGAATTGGATGATGGCAATGATAGTATCAATTTTTTTGATAAGCCTACTAAACTTGTTGATGTGTTAGCCTATAATGCTAAGTTGGAATACGGTGTAAAGTTGGAGCTTTTACAAGAATTGGATGTGCAAATTAGAATGGAGAAATTAATTGTAAATTTAAACATTGAGATTGATCTTTTAAGTCTTAAGAAAGATATTAAGTCTAAAGTTAACGATAGGCTTAATAAGGGGCAAATAGAGTATTTTTTAAATGAACAAATGAAAGAAATACAGAAAAGATTGGGGAAAGACGAGGCCGAATATCTTGATAAATTGAATTCTAAGAAAATTCCTGAAGATATTAAACCAAGAATCGAGAAGGAAATATCTAGGCTGTCCTCCATGAGCTCAAATTCTCCCGATGTCAATATTGTTAGAAGTTATGTTGATTTGTTGCTTGAGCTGCCTTGGAATGAAGATACTGTTATGGATAACTCTTTAGGTGATATTGAATTTGTTTTAAAAAATGGACACTATGGGATGAATGAAGCTAAAGAGAAAATAATTAATTTTTTAGCTGTTTATCATATTAATTCTAGAATTCAAGCACCTATTTTATGCCTTGTAGGGCCTCCTGGTACCGGAAAGACTTCCATTGCCCTATCTGTTGCCACCTCTCTTTCTAGGAAATTTGCAAAAATTTCTCTTGGGGGGATAAGGGACGCAGCAGAGATTAGAGGACATAGAAGAACTTATGTTGGGGCTCTCCCAGGGGTTTTTATTAACGCAATTAAAGTGGCGGGCAAATCTAATCCTGTAATTTTACTTGACGAGATAGATAAGATTGATAATTCTTATAGAGGGAACCCAGAGGCCGCTCTTTTGGAAGTATTGGATGCGGAACAGAATTCCAAATTTGTTGATCATTATTTAGAGATTCCTTATGATCTTTCTAATGTGTTATTTATTGCAACAGCTAATTCCATTCATGGAATTTCTAAACCTCTTCTTGATAGAATGGAAATCATTAAAATAGAAGGGTATTCTTATATTGAAAAATTAGAAATTGCAAAAAAATTTTTAGTGCCGAGTATAATCAGGGAAAGTTTTTTGAGTAAGGTCTATATAAAAATAGAAGATGATGTTATTTTGCACATAATCAAAAAATACACCATGGAGTCTGGCGTTAGAGAACTTAAGAGGGCTTTGACTAATTTGTTTAGAATGGTTGTAAGGGAATTGCTTCATGCTTATTCTAGAGAAGATATAATTGAGGGTAATTTTTATTTTCCTAGTTCCTTAATACATGAAAATAATTCAATTTTTACGCACGATCCTGATATTCCTGGTATTTATAAGATAATTAATATGAATAATTTTCATGTCTATGTGGATCGTGAGTACAACTTGAATTTAATTAAGATTGATTCTCCTGGATTTGTTTATGGTCTTGCTTGGACAAACTATGGAGGTGCTGTACTTCCTGT
This is a stretch of genomic DNA from Borrelia sp. P9F1. It encodes these proteins:
- the lon gene encoding endopeptidase La, producing MKSILSLISARKEDIPVVFLGQSVFFPGVTLWTTFYDSVAVSAIYQAMLESRLVLFVYVNNPKSNTSEKISLKNVCSVGTYSKIIQVVNVAKDSIKVLVECQDRVIIRSLIKKSTYFRAKVDFIPDESEFSSKFFIYSKFLRETYETYRSCLSAKELDDGNDSINFFDKPTKLVDVLAYNAKLEYGVKLELLQELDVQIRMEKLIVNLNIEIDLLSLKKDIKSKVNDRLNKGQIEYFLNEQMKEIQKRLGKDEAEYLDKLNSKKIPEDIKPRIEKEISRLSSMSSNSPDVNIVRSYVDLLLELPWNEDTVMDNSLGDIEFVLKNGHYGMNEAKEKIINFLAVYHINSRIQAPILCLVGPPGTGKTSIALSVATSLSRKFAKISLGGIRDAAEIRGHRRTYVGALPGVFINAIKVAGKSNPVILLDEIDKIDNSYRGNPEAALLEVLDAEQNSKFVDHYLEIPYDLSNVLFIATANSIHGISKPLLDRMEIIKIEGYSYIEKLEIAKKFLVPSIIRESFLSKVYIKIEDDVILHIIKKYTMESGVRELKRALTNLFRMVVRELLHAYSREDIIEGNFYFPSSLIHENNSIFTHDPDIPGIYKIINMNNFHVYVDREYNLNLIKIDSPGFVYGLAWTNYGGAVLPVEAIKFEKKGDVILTGSLGSVMKESAQLAYSVVKTYSSKLNFDINEIPEIHLHFPEGATPKDGPSAGVTIATAIASILSEKKISLDLAMTGEVTLKGAILPVGGIKEKVLAAYRSGISKVIIPKDNKRDYVKLPDEIRNSMCVKYVSHLEEVFDYLKII